The following DNA comes from Pleuronectes platessa chromosome 9, fPlePla1.1, whole genome shotgun sequence.
ggaaaaactcataatcacgattattttggacaatatcaaaatcacgattattcaaacgattattaatatgggcccttattctgaagtctatgctttatttttttaatcacttccggttccggtaaacaccgaggacggctgcgtgtcttattcctccgtgaaaccaggatatcggtgcttggttattcaaacccttaatgatggcaaccctaacactctatgaccgactgaccggcgcggagaaaggcgggtccggtctgaccggtctgaccagccaggcgggagcgggcttgagaatagcggtgcagggcgcggccgctacatggtctgctgctgccctccctgcttttccactcgcgctgtttttttcaccaccggtcaccactcaaacaactcgcctccttcactttacagctgcttgagagtgagtgccagtcagctgggccgttgactgctttgggggaaggactgaattgcgcatgcgagtctctttcgaaaaaaatgccaaataatcgtttcaactcgattatagtagtttggagatcttttgaccccataatcgtaatcacgattaaatttcgattaatcgagcagccctaaagCAGCCTTAAGTCAAACATCTTGAAAGAGACATTATTTAGCATCAATTTCATGATGAGCTCCTTATTGCCATCGCAGATAATTTGTATTACTCTGTAATATTCTTTCTTTTTACCTGTTTAGTGTACTTGAGGTTCTCCTTGTCACAGATAGCTAGCAGGCGTTCTTCTTGTATCTGATTGGCTAAAGGTTTGAAGCGAAACTTGGAACATCTGGATGTCAAAGGCTCAATAATCCTAGAGAAGACAGACACACCGCAAGGTCAGAATCAGTCATGCAGAGTATGTTTGTGTACTGATGATCTATCGGTCAGCTGACCTGCTGATGTAGTTACAGATGAGACAGAAGCGGGTGGTGCGCGATTGCTTCTCCATGGTTCGTCTGAGAGCGGCCTGAGCTGGTGCTGTCATGGAGTCTGCTTCGTCCAGGATGATTATTTTAAAAGGAGGACATGGCTTCCCGCTACAAAAACACAGCGAAACAGCTTTAGCAGTTCAGCATTCACTGACTAAGAGATACATCTAGCACAGTCCAATAAAAATTATATATGaactataaatattttttatagctCATAGGGTCATTACAGAGATATATGGAAAATTGCTCTATATTTGAGTATGCATGTGATGATCTGTGTTGACTTACTCTTGGCGAGTCCCAGCCACAGTGAGCTGAGCGAAGTTCTTAACCTTTTCTCTGACAACCTGGATGCCTCGCTCATCTGAGGCATTGAGCTCCAACACCCTCTGTCTGTATAGCACAGGACTGGAGGAGAGACAGTAGAGAAGAGACAGTGGAGGAGACCCAAGATTCATCCATGAAAAAGAATAATGATCAACTCAAGGGTAAAAAAGCTAACAAGCTGATATTTGAGGAAATGTATAGAGCAGACACTTTTCAAATCATTAACAGTTCACTCACCCATATAGTTCCCTGGCAGCAGCTAAGATGGTGGAGGTCTTTCCTGTTCCAGGAGGACCATAGAACAGTAAGTTGGGAAgctgcaataaaaacacaatgagaCGCAGTGAGACATTCCCTTCATGTCTGTGTAGGAAAGCAAAGACGCTAtatactttgcttgtgtttgtacCTTTTTAAGCACTTATTTAATCTCTTTATATCTGCATATATATTGTTGTAATAGGACTGATTCATtgcaatattattatttaatttaaatgtgtctAGCAGAAGTACAGAATGGAGGaaaaaatgcataaaacaaTATAAGTGCTTATGCATCAGATAAACAAAATTATTAAGGGTCAAAAATGTGACAAAGATGAAAACTTAAAGACATCACagtttctatttgtgtaaataaTGTCCATGGACAGAGTGTGATACTTACATCAGCTCCTTCCAGAGATTTCTTAAGCACTGCCACCACCTCGTCCTGATAGGCCACCTCATCAACAGACTTAGGCCTGCTGTGGTTTGCAAAAAGAAAGACTGTTGGTACttataatataaaaatcagATTATAAGATATGTACCATACTGGCAACACTTATTCATTAAGCATATTTATAAAACCTTAAGCACAGATTTAATACACCCAGTCCTCAGTTTTTTGGGCTACAAATCTATGGAATCTATTACAGCTCTGCCATTATGCCAGTGTCTGTTAATAAGTCAATGAGGTCACATTTTTGGAAATGTGTAAATCCTTGTAATGTGTTTCCTGAGGTCATAGTTAAAGTTGTTGTAATGGACTACATTATACAGAGAACTATTTTTTAACCTTCCAATTTCTAAATATGAGGGAGTCTGAATTATTTTTCTCACAATAAACAGTCCTGGAGAATTCTACCATTATTAAATCAATGATAAAACAAGACTGTATTAAGCCCTCTAGAACACCTTATACTAAAGCCAAACACAATGGGAATTGCAACTGATTAGTTTATGAAGACACAGTACAGTGCAGATGTATCTAATCGAATCAAATGGACACTCAGTGTATACCATTGACCTTTGGTACTAGAGAGTACACGCAGGGCTGGGTGATGTATCAACATACATAAAGGTAAATGGACAGCGTGTAAAATATATACACTGTGAAAGATGTATAATCATGTGATGCAAAAATCCAGCTGCATTAGGTGTTTTCTAATCAAGGCAGTTCCATTAACTTTTATGCAAATAGTTACATAAAAGTTTTCAGAATTTGAAATGTGTGCAGGAAGAAAAAACCTATGATTATCGCAAGAATCATAATTCTTCATTTACAGAGGACAGATGTTTGGGGTTTGAACCAAAATATGATTCtcctatttcttttttaaatgtagttaAGCATTTTTAATCAGGAGTAAATTTTGAATGAAATCACAAGAAAAACCATGAACCACCCTAATTAGTTTCCCAACCTTTTTCAGGGGTTGAAatgaatattgtacagtattgtCTTGGCTAAATCACACCAGGTTAAGGATAGCTGTAAAATATTATCCTGTGCCCAGTGCTTCTGATTCTGGTAGATTCGCATAGTTACACGGACACAGCATACAACACACCTTCGGGCTTCATACTTACTATTTTTCTACCCAAGGAATAGCCTTGGCTTTCTTCTCTGTACTGAGCCCCGCTGCCTTGTCTTTCTGGGGTCTGGTAGTTTGAACAGTGGCTCCTTTCAAAAAGGCCTGCATTTCTGCTGATGTCTGGTTTTGGCAAAAGCaacaaaccaaaccaacatTAAGATt
Coding sequences within:
- the rfc4 gene encoding replication factor C subunit 4, with the translated sequence MQAFLKGATVQTTRPQKDKAAGLSTEKKAKAIPWVEKYRPKSVDEVAYQDEVVAVLKKSLEGADLPNLLFYGPPGTGKTSTILAAARELYGPVLYRQRVLELNASDERGIQVVREKVKNFAQLTVAGTRQDGKPCPPFKIIILDEADSMTAPAQAALRRTMEKQSRTTRFCLICNYISRIIEPLTSRCSKFRFKPLANQIQEERLLAICDKENLKYTKQSIAALVRVSEGDLRKAITFLQSAARLGVDKEITEKAITDIAGVVPPKMIDNLLQICFKGTFEKLEIAVRDMVDEGYAATTILSQLHESIIEQDLNDKQKSAITEKMAVVSKCLSDGADEYLQMLSLCSVIMQQSSQNN